A genomic segment from Spinacia oleracea cultivar Varoflay chromosome 3, BTI_SOV_V1, whole genome shotgun sequence encodes:
- the LOC110784851 gene encoding uncharacterized protein: protein MGDSDEELEPLFDYSRVQPCFFVDLEDDSDSSPRVSPKRQKVSKTGKNKEESNTVNGKSIQVIDCEGEDEEKENWLPPPPKYVASSKPREDPTIKQLKLHELELESFVKSTQQALRAAEEVGKKSFSAQETTETVLNPAADRTKIVISIQDKAGTKQYRIFADDRFEQLFIKYARKQNIDVQDLVFTFDGDKINPASTPQTLEMEDDDLIEVHVKSS, encoded by the exons atG GGGGATTCAGATGAAGAACTTGAACCTTTGTTCGATTATAGCCGAGTTCAACCCTGTTTTTTCGTCGACCTTGAAG aTGATTCCGATTCTTCCCCTCGGGTTTCGCCGAAGCGGCAGAAAGTTTCCAAAACTGGG AAAAATAAGGAAGAGAGCAATACTGTTAACGGGAAATCAATTCAAGTAATTGATTGCGAGGGAGAAGATGAGGAAAAGGAGAATTGGTTGCCACCGCCTCCGAAGTATGTAGCATCTTCAAAGCCCCGTGAGGATCCCACTATTAAACAATTGAA GTTACACGAGCTGGAACTGGAGTCATTTGTTAAGTCAACTCAACAAGCACTACGAGCTGCAGAAGAAGttggaaagaaatcattttCTGCACAGGAAACTACTGAGACAGTATTAAACCCTGCAGCAGATCGAACCAAGATAGTCATATCGATTCAAGACAAGGCCGGAACCAAGCAATATCGTATATTTGCG GATGACAGATTTGAGCAGCTGTTCATAAAGTATGCACGAAAGCAAAATATTGATGTACAAGACCTAGTATTTACTTTCGACGGTGACAAAATCAATCCAGCGTCAACGCCTCAGACCCTTGAGATGGAAGACGATGACCTTATTGAAGTGCATGTCAAGTCTAGCTAA